From the Brassica napus cultivar Da-Ae chromosome A8, Da-Ae, whole genome shotgun sequence genome, one window contains:
- the LOC106400192 gene encoding monothiol glutaredoxin-S13-like codes for MQKAIRPYESSWTKTIPGNSIFRPKAEDKPSSSLSWLTSSSSPQKLSLSIKESSNVLVMENAVVVFARRGCCMGHVARRLLLTHGVNPLVAEVDDEDENIIISESGKTMINKEKLPVMFIGGKMFGGLENLMAAHISGDLVPTLRQAGALWL; via the coding sequence ATGCAGAAAGCAATAAGACCATATGAATCATCGTGGACGAAGACCATACCGGGCAATAGCATCTTCCGTCCAAAGGCTGAAGAtaaaccatcatcatcattatcatggCTAACATCGTCATCATCACCACAAAAGCTATCTTTAAGCATTAAGGAATCAAGCAACGTATTGGTAATGGAGAATGCTGTGGTGGTGTTTGCTAGGAGAGGCTGCTGCATGGGACACGTGGCCAGACGACTGCTACTTACACATGGCGTGAACCCACTGGTAGCTGAGGTTGATGATGAAGACGAAAATATCATCATAAGTGAATCGGGTAAAACCATGATTAATAAAGAGAAGTTACCAGTCATGTTCATAGGAGGAAAGATGTTTGGAGGGTTGGAGAATCTGATGGCTGCTCATATTAGTGGTGATTTAGTGCCTACTCTCAGACAAGCGGGGGCATTATGGCTTTGA
- the LOC111200406 gene encoding uncharacterized protein At1g03900, translating to MSFEEEEKEEEETFEHTLLVVREVSVYKIPPRTTSGGYKCGEWLQSDKIWSGRLRVVSCKDRCEIRLEDSNSGDLFAACFVDPGRRENSVEPSLDSSRYFVLRIDDGRGKYAFIGLGFAERNEAFDFNVALSDHEKYVRREKEKESGETSESDDHIDIHPAVNHRLKEGETIRINVKPKPTTNGTGMLSAALSGNGKPLALAPPPTAATKTRSPLPPPPNDPVTSRIASDSSTGNTRRRNDPLSDLSQLKKNLPPTQGSGPTKSTGAASGWAAF from the exons ATGTCGTTCgaggaggaagagaaggaggaggaagagacaTTCGAGCACACACTCCTCGTGGTGCGCGAGGTCTCCGTCTACAAGATCCCGCCGCGAACCACATCCGGCGGATATAAGTGCGGCGAATGGCTCCAGTCCGATAAGATCTGGTCCGGCAGGCTCCGCGTCGTGTCGTGCAAGGACCGATGCGAGATCCGCCTCGAGGATTCGAACTCCGGCGATCTCTTCGCGGCTTGCTTCGTCGATCCCGGGAGGAGAGAGAACTCGGTGGAGCCGTCGCTCGATTCGTCTAGGTATTTTGTGCTCAGGATCGACGACGGGCGCGGGAAGTACGCGTTCATCGGGCTGGGGTTCGCGGAGAGGAACGAGGCGTTTGATTTCAATGTGGCGTTGTCGGATCATGAGAAGTACGTGAGgagggagaaggagaaggagagtgGTGAAACGAGTGAGAGTGACGATCACATTGATATCCATCCTGCTGTTAATCACAGATTAAAG GAAGGTGAAACCATAAGAATCAACGTAAAGCCAAAACCTACCACAAATGGCACTGGGATGCTCTCAGCCGCTCTTTCAGGAAACGGGAAGCCTCTAGCACTTGCTCCACCACCAACTGCTGCTACCAAAACCAGGTCTCCTCTACCGCCTCCTCCAAATGATCCTGTCACTTCAAGGATTGCATCCGACAGTTCAACGGGTAACACAAGGCGTAGGAACGATCCTCTGTCTGATCTATCTCAACTCAAG AAGAATCTTCCTCCAACTCAAGGATCAGGGCCGACCAAGTCAACAGGAGCTGCATCAGGTTGGGCAGCTTTCTGA
- the LOC111200407 gene encoding ABC transporter I family member 19-like has product MAAKDQATTSDDAIRVSGMEFSYEAEDPIFFDFNLDLPAGSRCLLVGANGSGKTTLLKILAGKHMVGGKNVVQVLSRSAFHDTQLVCSGDLSYLGGSWSKTVGSAGEVPLQGDFSAEHMIFGVEGIDPVRREKLIDLLDINLQWRMHKVSDGQKRRVQICMGLLHPFKVLLLDEVTVDLDVVARMDLLEFFKEECDQRGATIVYATHIFDGLETWATHLAYIQNGELNRSSKMADISEMKTSPNLLSVVESWLRSETKIDKKKKKEPVPAWKPTPFDNSPFRSSRHMAYYR; this is encoded by the exons ATGGCAGCGAAAGATCAGGCGACGACAAGTGATGATGCGATTAGAGTTAGCGGTATGGAGTTTTCTTATGAAGCGGAGGATCCTATATTCTTCGATTTCAACCTCGATCTTCCAGCAGGATCTCGCTGCCTTCTTGTTGGCGCCAATGGATCTG GCAAGACAACCTTGTTGAAGATTCTGGCTGGAAAGCATATGGTTGGAGGAAAGAACGTTGTACAAGTTCTAAGCCGCTCTGCTTTCCATGATACTCAACTTGTTTGCAGTGGTGACTTGTCTTACCTTGGAGGATCTTGGAGTAAAACCGTTGGTTCGGCT GGTGAGGTTCCTCTTCAGGGAGACTTTTCAGCAGAACATATGATATTTGGAG TTGAAGGAATCGATCCGGTGAGAAGAGAGAAACTGATTGATCTTCTTGACATCAACCTTCAGTGGCGTATGCATAAGGTTTCTGATGGGCAGAAACGCCGAGTTCAGATATGCATGGGACTCTTACATCCATTCAAG GTGTTGTTACTTGACGAGGTAACTGTTGACCTTGATGTTGTTGCAAGGATGGATTTGCTGGAATTCTTCAAAGAAGAATGTGATCAG AGAGGAGCTACAATTGTATATGCAACTCATATATTCGACGGGTTAGAGACATGGGCTACACATTTGGCTTACATTCAGAACGGTGAGCTTAATCGTTCATCAAAAATGGCAGACATCAGCGAGATGAAAACTTCACCCAACCTCCTCTCCGTGGTAGAATCTTGGCTCCGTTCTGAAACCAAAATtgacaagaaaaagaagaaggagccTGTGCCAGCATGGAAACCAACTCCATTTGATAACTCTCCTTTTAGGTCATCTAGACACATGGCTTACTACCGATGA
- the LOC106401787 gene encoding prohibitin-2, mitochondrial: MSFNKVPNVPGSPALSALLKVSVIGGLGLYAITNSLYNVEGGHRAVMFNRLTGIKEKVYPEGTHFMLPWFERPIIYDVRARPYLVESTTGSHDLQMVKIGLRVLTRPMGDRLPQIYRTLGENYSERVLPSIIHETLKAVVAQYNASQLITQREAVSREIRKILTERASNFDIALDDVSITTLTFGKEFTAAIEAKQVAAQEAERAKFIVEKAEQDKRSAVIRAEGEAKSAQLIGQAIANNQAFITLRKIEAAREIAQTIAQSANKVYLSSNDLLLNLQGMNLEPGPKK, from the exons ATGAGTTTCAACAAAGTGCCCAACGTGCCTGGATCTCCTGCGCTCTCTGCCCTTCTTAAGGTCAGCGTGATTGGTGGGCTTGGCCTCTATGCCATTACCAATAGCCTCTACAATGTCGAGGGTGGACACCGTGCTGTCATGTTCAACCGTTTAACTGGTATCAAGGAAAAG gtgtACCCGGAAGGAACACATTTTATGTTGCCATGGTTTGAGAGGCCAATCATCTATGATGTCCGTGCACGACCCTACCTTGTTGAGAGCACCACCGGTAGTCATGACCTTCAGATG GTGAAAATTGGACTAAGGGTTCTCACTCGTCCCATGGGTGACCGTTTGCCTCAGATTTACCGAACCCTTGGCGAGAATTACAGTGAAAGGGTTCTTCCTTCCATCATCCATGAGACCCTTAAGGCTGTGGTGGCTCAGTACAATGCAAGCCAGCTCATCACTCAGAGAGAA GCTGTGAGCAGAGAGATACGCAAGATTCTGACGGAGAGAGCTTCCAACTTTGACATTGCTCTTGATGATGTCTCCATCACAACTCTCACATTCGGCAAAGAGTTCACCGCTGCAATCGAGGCAAAACAAGTCGCTGCTCAGGAAGCTGAACGTGCTAAGTTCATTGTGGAGAAGGCCGAGCAAGACAAGAGGAGTGCGGTTATCCGTGCGGAG GGAGAAGCTAAAAGTGCTCAACTTATCGGACAAGCCATTGCAAACAATCAGGCATTCATCACTCTGAGAAAGATTGAAGCTGCGAGAGAGATTGCTCAGACCATTGCACAATCAGCTAACAAGGTCTACCTAAGCTCCAATGATCTGTTGCTTAACCTTCAAGGGATGAACTTGGAGCCTGGCCCTAAGAAGTAA
- the LOC106401134 gene encoding pre-mRNA-splicing factor SLU7-A → MATASAAFKSREDHRKQIELEEARKAGLAPAELDEDGKEINPHIPQYMSSAPWYLNAEKPSLKHQRNWKSDPNYTKSWYDRGAKIFQAEKYRKGACQNCGAMTHTAKACMDRPRKIGAKYTNKNIAPDEKIESFELDYDGKRDRWNGYDPSTYHRVVDLYEAKEDARKKYLKEQQIKKLEEKNNNQEGDDAATSDGDEEDDDDLKVDEAKVDESRQMDFAKVEKRVRTTGGGSTGTVRNLRIREDTAKYLLNLDINSAHYDPKTRSMREDPLPDADPNDKFYLGDNQYRNSGQALEFKQMNIHSWEAFDKGQDMHMQAAPSQAELLYKNFKVAKDKLKTQTKDTIMEKYGNASTEDEIPMELLLGQSERQVEYDRAGRIIKGQEVILPKSKYEEDVLANNHTSVWGSWWKDHQWGYRCCQQTIRNSYCTGSAGIEAAEASLDLMKANIARKEACEESPKKVEEKRMAAWGSDVPEDLELNEEALANALKKEDERKREEKDERKRKYNVKYTNDVTPEEMEAYRMKRVHHEDPMKDFL, encoded by the exons ATGGCGACGGCTTCAG CTGCTTTCAAGTCTAGGGAAGACCATAGGAAGCAAATTGAATTAGAGGAAGCTCGTAAAGCCGGGCTTGCACCAGCTGAGCTAGATGAGGATGGTAAAGAAATCAATCCTCACATTCCTCAGTATATGTCATCTGCTCCTTGGTATCTCAACGCTGAAAAGCCCAGTCTTAAGCATCAAAGGAACTGGAAGAGTGATCCCAATTACACTAAGTCGTGGTATGACAGAGGTGCTAAGATCTTCCAAGCCGAAAAATACCGCAAGGGAGCTTGTCAAAA TTGTGGTGCAATGACGCATACTGCAAAGGCGTGTATGGATAGACCTCGCAAGATTGGAGCAAAGTACACGAACAAGAACATTGCACCTGATGAGAAAATCGAGAGCTTTGAGCTCGACTATGATGGCAAGAGGGACCGATGGAATGGGTACGATCCTTCAACCTATCATCGTGTGGTAGACCTTTATGAAGCAAAAGAGGATGCGCGAAAGAAGTATCTCAAGGAGCAGCAGATTAAGAAACTAGAGGAGAAGAACAATAACCAGGAAGGTGATGATGCAGCAACCAGTGATGgggacgaagaagatgatgatgacttGAAGGTCGATGAAGCTAAGGTTGATGAGAGCAGGCAGATGGACTTTGCAAAGGTTGAAAAACGTGTTCGAACTACTGGTGGTGGTAGCACAGGAACTGTTAG GAATCTGCGTATCAGAGAAGACACAGCGAAATACCTGTTGAACCTTGATATCAATTCGGCTCATTATGACCCTAAAACACGATCCATGCGTGAAGACCCACTTCCAGATGCAGATCCgaatgataaattttatttg GGAGATAATCAGTATAGAAACAGTGGACAAGCTCTAGAGTTCAAACAGATGAACATCCACTCATGGGAAGCATTTGACAAGGGACAGGACATGCATATGCAAGCGGCTCCATCCCAAGCTGAGTTGCTATACAAGAACTTCAAGGTCGCGAAGGACAAACTGAAGACTCAGACAAAGGACACAATCATGGAGAAGTATGGGAATGCTTCTACAGAAGATGAAATTCCAATGGAGCTTTTGCTTGGGCAGAGTGAAAGACAAGTTGAGTATGACCGAGCAGGGAGGATTATAAAGGGACAG GAGGTTATACTGCCAAAGAGCAAATACGAAGAAGATGTTCTTGCTAACAATCACACAAGCGTTTGGGGCTCATGGTGGAAAGACCATCAATGGGGATATAGATGTTGCCAGCAGACAATTCGCAATAGTTACTGCACAGGCTCTGCTGGTATTGAGGCCGCGGAGGCATCCCTTGATCTGATGAAGGCTAACATTGCTCGCAAAGAAGCCTGTGAAG AGAGCCCAAAGAAGGTTGAAGAGAAGAGAATGGCCGCATGGGGATCTGATGTTCCTGAAGATTTGGAGTTGAACGAGGAGGCACTTGCTAATGCTCTTAAAAAG GAGGATGAGCGTAAGAGGGAAGAAAAAGATGAGAGGAAACGCAAATACAATGTCAAATACACCAACGAT GTGACTCCGGAAGAGATGGAAGCTTATAGAATGAAGAGAGTTCACCACGAGGACCCGATGAAAGATTTCCTCTGA